In the genome of Fusarium poae strain DAOMC 252244 chromosome 1, whole genome shotgun sequence, the window TTTTGGCGGTGAAGTGTTGATTAATTCATCCAAGGCTTTGTTGCTGGTCCTAGTGTAAAGGAGTAAGTAAATAGACGAATTACATGGGCTGCCTGTCAGACGATATTTGGATTGTGGCTGGTGGTGGGTTCTATCGCGACGACGCAAGAGATAAGTGACGTtcatgatgaggatgagattATGATGAATCTAGAATGAGAATTCATCAGAAATGATTATCTTTAGATATTTCAACAATTACATTTGAACCAGGTTAGGTAGGAGGATTTGGGGAGCTTCCGCCACATATGCAGTTACGCCACTGACACGCTACAAGCTACGAGCGACCCTACCTAACCAAGTTCGGGCTGGCGCGGTATACTCCTAGGCTGCGATCTGAAATTTACGATCGCGACTTGAACTCTTCAATACACTGACGACTCCATACAATTTTTCaacgcctgcgcatcaattGCGAACCGATACATCCAGGCAGTCGCTATATCACTACTACAGTCGCGGCTCGTGACTAACTCATGGTCATTTAATAGTCTAACACCCCGGTTTTTGTCGAGAACATCGACGttctccaacaacaacaacaaccttcATATCTACCTAATTAATTTAGCCACCATGTCCGACGCAAATCGCGATGTGTCGCAGTACAAATACTCGGCCATGTCGAACCTGGTTCTCCAGGCCGACCGTCGTTTTGTCACAAGACGAACCGATGAGGCCACTGGTGATCCAGAGTCGCTGGCTGGACGCTTGAGTATTCGAGACATGGGCGCCCGAGTTGCACGCGACGACGCGCCGAAATCAAAGAAGCAGCCCGGCATGCCCGATATCGAGCGAGGTAGCCTAAGGGAAGGCGAGGATATTCTAGCACGGGAGCAAAAAAGACGAAAGGCTGAAGCCCCCCAATCGACTGGAGTCCTTGGCACCAACGATCTCCTTGTCGAAGGCATCACATACCGACCGCGAACGGCTGCGACACGGGCGACTTTCGATCTGATCATCACCATAGTAGCGAGTAATCTTGGCGACGTACCACATGAAGTTGTGCGCAGTGCAGCCGATGCTGTCCTGGAGTATTTGAAGGACGACGACTTGAAGGACCTGGATAAGAAGCGAGAAATCGACGATATTCTCGGTGTGTCATTAAGCCCTAAGCAGTTCAATGAGCTGGTGAATCTTGGCAAGAAAATCACAGATTACGACGCCcaggatgacgaggaggatgTTGCTATGGGAGGTGCCGACGGCGACGATGCTGAAATAGATGAGCGCCAAGGTGTTGCAGTCGCCttcgatgaagacgaggatgacgaggagggCGGCCTCGTTAATGAGGTCCGCGATGAGTcatctgatgatgaagaggaggaagagaatgATGAGAATGCTGAGGATAAGGCAGAAGATGCCGTTGCTGATGTAGGAGATGAGATGATCCTGGACTCGGCGCCCTCAGGAGGAAAACAGGACGAAAAGGAGAAGCACAGTGTACCAGCCCGGGATATCGATGCCTTCTGGCTACGGCGCGAAATTGGAACACTATACCCCGATGCTCACGAACAAACCGACAAGACAAAGGCGGCACTTCAGATCCTGTCCGGAGAACCTGGGGATGATGGTGAAGAAAAGTCTCTTCGTGAGGTTGAGAACGACCTCATGGAACTGTTTGACTTCGAGCATCACGAGCTGGTACAGAAGCTGGTGGAGAACAGGGAAAAGGTCTTCTGGCTTACCAAGCTAGCACGGACAGAGACACCTGAAGAACGCGCCAACGTAGAGCGAGAGATGGTTTCTGAAGGATTGCAATGGATTCTGGACGAGCTCAAGGGCAAGAGCACTGCCGAtggcaagaagggcaagatGGATATCAAGATGGACATTGATGTCCCAGCCTCCTTTTCAGCCGAAGCTCCCAAGACTGAACGTGCTGAGGGCCAGCTTGTTGGCGGACTTCAGCCCCGAAagctcatcaacctcgacaaCTTGGTATTCGACCAGGGAAACCATCTTATGACGAACCCCAAGGTTCGACTACCAGAGGGTTCGACCAAGAGAACGTTCAAGGGTTATGAGGAGATTCATATCCCAACGCCCAAGAAGCGTAACGAACCCGGTGATATCTTGACGCCCATTACCGATATGCCTGAGTGGGCACGAAACCCCTTCAGCCAAAACCAGTCTCTGAACAAAATTCAGTCAAAGTGTTACCCTTCTGCGTTTAACGATGACGGAAACATGCTTGTTTGTGCCCCTACTGGCAGTGGAAAGACAAACGTTGGTATGCTCACGATTCTCCGAGAGATTGGCAAGCATCGTGATCCTGAGACCGGCGATATCGACCTTGATGCTTTCAAGATCGTCTGTATCGCTCCTCTCAAGGCGCTTGTTCAGGAACAGGTCGGCAACCTAGGCAAGCGACTTGAGCCATACGGCATCAGGGTTGCAGAGTTGACGGGTGATCGCCAACTCACCAAGCAGCAAATCGCTGAGACTCAGATCATTGTCACAACACCTGAGAAGTGGGATGTCATTACCAGAAAGTCCAACGACCTGACCTATACCAATCTTGTACGCCTTATCATCATCGATGAAATCCATCTGCTGCATGACGACCGTGGTCCTGTGCTGGAAAGTATTGTCAGCCGAACTATTCGTAAGACCGAACAGACTGGCGAGCCCGTCCGAATTCTCGGTCTATCTGCCACCCTCCCCAACTACAAAGATGTTGCAAGTTTCTTACGAGTTGACACAAAGAAAGGCCTCTTCCATTTCGATGGCTCTTACAGACCCTGTCCTCTGCGACAAGAGTTCGTTGGTGTCACTGACCGTAAAGCCATTAAGCAGCTGAAGACCATGAACGATGTCTGCTACAACAAGGTCATTGAGCATGTAGGCACGAACCGCAACCAGATGCTTATTTTTGTCCATTCCCGAAAGGAGACTGCAAAGACTGCCCGTTATATTCGTGACAAGGCCGTCGAGTCAGACACGATTCATCAAATCCTTCGTCATGATGCTGGCAGTCGTGAGGTTCTTGAGGAGGCATCTTCTCAGGCAACTGACCAGGATCTGAAAGACATCTTGCCCTACGGCTTCGGCATCCACCACGCTGGTATGAGCAGAGCTGACAGGACAGATGTTGAGGACCTTTTCGCTCGTGGTGCTATCCAGGTTTTGGTGTGTACTGCTACATTGGCGTGGGGAGTTAACTTGCCTGCCCACACTGTCATTATCAAGGGAACGCAAGTTTACTCTCCTGAAAAGGGTAGCTGGGTCGAACTCAGCCCTCAGGATGTTCTCCAGATGCTGGGACGTGCTGGCCGACCCCAATATGATACATATGGTGAAGGCATCATTATCACAACGCAAAGTGAAATGCAGTACTATCTCTCGCTTCTGAACCAGCAGCTTCCAATCGAAAGTCAATTCGTTAGCAAGCTGGTGGACAACTTGAATGCCGAGGTTGTACTTGGCAACGTCAGGACTCGTGATGAGGGTGTTGAATGGCTAGGCTACACATATCTGTTTGTAAGAATGCTGCGCTCTCCTGGTCTTTATCAGGTTGGCGCAGAatatgaagatgatgaggctcTTGAGCAGAAACGAGTTGATCTGATCCATTCAGCAGCTATGGTTCTGCGCAAGTCAAATTTGATCAAGTACGATGAGAAGACCGGAAAGTTACAATCCACAGAGCTGGGTCGTATTGCATCTCACTACTACATTACCTTCGGATCCATGGAGACATACAACAACCTTATTCAGCCTTCCATCACAACTATCGAGCTCTTCCGTGTATTTGCTCTCAGCGCCGAGTTCAAGTATATCCCGGTTCGACAGGATGAAAAACTGGAGCTGGCCAAGTTACTGGGACGAGTGCCAATTCCCGTTAAGGAGAGCATTGAGGAACCTCATGCTAAGATCAATGTGCTTTTGCAAGCATACATCTCGCGTCTCAAACTCGAAGGCTTGGCCTTGATGGCTGACATGGTATATGTGACGCAATCCGCTGGTCGTATCCTGCGCGCTATCTTTGAGATTGCCTTGAAGAAGGGTTGGGCATCCGTTGCCAAGACAGCCCTGGACCTTTGTAAGATGGCCGAGAAGCGCATGTGGCCTACAATGTCCCCTCTACGCCAATTTCCCTCCTGTCCCAGGGACGTTCTCCAGAAGGTCGAGAAAATTGATGTATCTTGGAGTAGCTACTTCGACCTGGACCCCCCTCGCATGGGTGAGCTTCTTGGTTTGCCCCGAGCTGGTCGAACTGTCTGCGGCTTAGTATCCAAGTTCCCCCGAGTTGAGGTTCAGGCCCAGGTCCAGCCTATGACCAGATCGATGTTGCGTGTCGAGCTCAGTATCAGCCCCAACTTTGAATGGGACGATTCGATCCATGGTGCTGCTGAGAGCTTCTGGATCTTGGTAGAGGACTGCGACGGAGAGGACATCCTCTACCATGACACCTTCTTGCTACGCAAGGAATACGCCGAATCGGAGCAGAATGAGCATATCGTCGACTTTACCGTACCCATTACAGACCCCATGCCTCCCAACTATTTCGTTTCGGTTATCTCCGATAGATGGATGCATGCTGAGACTAGACTCCCTGTCGCCTTCCATAAGCTGATCTTGCCCGAGAAGTTCCCTCCCCATACCGAACTTCTCGAGCTCCAGCCTCTCCCCGTTGCCGCACTGAAGGTGCAGGACTACGTCAATCTCTATCCTTCATGGAAGCAGTTTAACAGAATTCAAACACAAACTTTCAACTCGCTTTACAAGACGGATCAGAATGTTTTTGTTGGAGCTCCCACTGGCAGCGGCAAAACCGTATGCGCTGAATTTGCTCTTCTAAGACACTGGACGAAGGGCGAGGTTGGTCGTGCTGTATACATTGCTCCTTTCCAATCACTTGTCGACACTCGCCTACAAGATTGGCAGAAGAGACTTGGGTCCCTCAACGGTGGTAAAGAGATTGTGAAGCTCACTGGCGAAACTGCCACAGACCTAAAGCTCTTAGAGAAGGGCGATTTGATCCTGGCGACACCCACCCAATGGGATGTGCTGTCTAGACAATGGAAGCGGCGCAAGAACGTCCAGACAGTTGAGCTCTTCATCGCTGATGAGCTCCACTTGCTTGGCGACTCCCAGGGCTACGTGTACGAGACTATTGTTTCTCGTATGCACTACATCCGTACCCAAACCGAGTTACCCCTGCGAATTATCGCACTCAGTGTCTCGCTAGCAAATGCCCGAGACATTGGTGAATGGATTGATGCAAAGAAGCATGACATTTACAACTTCAGCCCTCATGTCCGACCAGTGCCATTGGAGCTTCACCTTCAGTCATTTACCAACACCCATTTCCCTTCTCTTATGCTGGCAATGGCTAAGCCGACATACTTGGCCATCACACAAATGTCTCCTGACAAGCCTGCTATGGTTTTTGTACCCAGCCGCAAGCAGACTCGAGCAACTGCCCGAGATCTACTTGCTGCAGCGTTTgctgacgacgacgaggatcGTTTCCTTCATGCTGAGGTGGAACAGATGCAACCTCTGCTTGATCGCATTAACGAGGAGGCGCTCGCCGAAGCACTCTCTCACGGTGTTGGCTACTACCACGAGGCACTTAGCCAGAGTGACAAGCGAATTGTCAAGCATCTTTATGACAACGGTGCTATCCAGGTGCTTGTCGCATCTCGAGATGTTTGCTGGGAGCTGAACAGCACTGCCCACCTTGTCATAGTCATGGGTACACAATACTTTGAGGGTCGTGAGCACCGATATGTTGATTACCCTCTTAGCGAAGTGCTTCATATGTTTGGCAAAGCCCTTCGCCCGTCCAAGGATGGACGCGGCCGTGGTGTTCTTATGCTTCCCCAGGTCAAGCGCGAGTACTACAAGAAGTTCCTTAACGAGGCTCTTCCCGTCGAGTCACACCTACACAACTACTTGCACGATGTTTTCGTGACGGAGATCAGCACCAAGATGATTGAGTCTGGTGATGATGCGATCAACTGGACCACCTTTACATACTTCTACCGAAGGCTGCTCGCCAACCCTAGCTACTATAGTTTGACCAGCACAACACATGAAGGCCTCAGTAACTACATGTCTGATTTGGTTGAGACAACTCTGCGCGAGCTCAGCGAGTCCAAGATCATCGACttcgatgaagacgatggaTCTGTCGCACCTCAGAATGCCGCCATGATTGCCGCTTACTACAATATTTCTTATATCACCATGCAGACCTTCATCCTTTCGTTGGGCGCTCGTACCAAACTCAAGGGTATTATGGAGATTGTCACCTCGGCCACCGAGTTCGAGACGATTCAGATCAGACGTCATGAGGATAGCCTGTTGCGGCGTATCTACGACCGAGTTCCTGTTAAGATGTCTGAAGTCGTTTACGATTCGCCTCACTTCAAGTCTTTCGTTCTGCTCCAGGCGCACTTTTCTCGTATGCAGTTGCCAATTGACTTGGCAAAGGACCAGGAGCTTCTACTGACCAAGGTCTTGAGCCTTCTCAGCGCAATGGTTGACATCCTGTCTTCAGAGGGTCACCTCAATGCCATGAGTGCCATGGAGATGTCGCAAATGATTGTTCAAGCAATGTGGGATCGTGATAGCCCCCTCAAGCAGATCCCTCACTTTTCTCCGGAGGTTGTCAAGGTGGCTAATGAGTTTGGGTACGTAAAATGTTGTGATTCAGAAACCAAAGCATCAGCTAACAATCTTTACAGAATCAAGGACATTTTTGATTTCATGGAGGCCATGAATCCGGAGGAGAACGCCGATTATAACAAGCTCGTCAAGCGACTTGGCATGTCCCAAAACCAATTGGCAGAGGCGGCTAACTTCACAAACGACAAGTACCCcgatcttgagcttgagcaTGAGGTTCTGGATGAGGACGAAATCAGGGCTCGTGAACCCGCCTACTTGAACATCAAGATTACTCGCAatctggaggaggaagacggTGATTATGACTCTACTGTCCATGCACCGTTCTACCCCTCCAAGAAGATGGAGAATTGGTGGCTGGTTGTTGGCGAAGAGAAGACCAAGAGCCTCTTGGCTATCAAGCGAGTGACGATTGGACGGGAGCTCAATGTTCGTCTTGAGTACACCGTGCCATCGGAAGGTGAGCATGACTTGAAGTTGTTCCTAATGAGCGACAGCTACGTTGGAGTTGATCAAGAGCGGGAGTTCTCGGTTACAGTGGCCGAAGGCATGGACgtggacgatgatgatgatgaggaggatgaggacgaggacgacgagTAAAAGCTCATTGCCTACCCGAATTACCATGGCGATGGCCAGCGATGGCTTTGTACACTACTGCAGAATCACGAATGCGAatttaaggttataatatTCGAATCTATCAACTGGGACGATGACCTGGGACATTGCATGTGACTGAAATGTGCTCTTTGAGGGGAGATTTGCCGATACAAGTTGAGTTGCGCAGATGTTTAATGGTGCCGCACGAGTTTCAGAGGTGTGAAGGGTCGAGACAGGTATTCACAACACCAAACGCGTCTAGTCACGGCCAGACCGACGACGTGACTTTGGCGGGGAGGAAGAAGCGAAGACGCTGGGGAAAGAGACTAGGGACGCGCCCTTCAAATGGTCTCGTATATCTAAGCGTCGAATCAGCGTCAACTACGCGCTTGGCCTCTGATGTTGtgtgagaagaaaaagagcctggggttggggttgggTTGCTGATGACGCCGCCAGGCCCCTCAGAGTATCGGAAAAGCTGGCTGCAGGAgccacaagagacgaaattggtaggtcagcttatctTATTTACATTGGACTTTTagactgtttatttttgcGTCTTCACGACATTTCTGTTACCCACCAGCcagcctgcctgcctgccagATACTCATCACGTGACCATTCTTTCTCTGGTGACGTTTGAAAGTGCTTCCCTTGCTCAGGCTAAACCCGTTCACTCGTATCAGCGTTTTTTCTTTCGTCACCTCTAACACCCTAGCATCTCGACGAAGCACCTTTCTTTCATCAATTGCGCAACAATTTCATTAACAAACCTTCATCGCGCTACGAATCTTGCGCCCCATTGACGCGCGCGATACGTCTTCGAAGAGCTACGCGTTCGCCCATCTTTTGCCAAGTGGAATTATATCTCTAGTTGCTGTGTACATTGACCAGCGAAACATCATATCCATCTTTATAATGTCGGATCAGCTTACCGAGAAGCCTGAAGTCGATACTCCTGCTCCTGACGCGCAGGAAGCTCCTTCAGCCGAGAAGCCTGTGGAGCAATCATCAACCGGAGACGACGCCGCCATGACCGATGTCGAAGGAAATAAGGAGGAAACAAAGGTCGCTGAGGGTAAGTCTTGACTACAGAATGTCCAGCATCTACCGAGCGCTCGGTCGATTTGCTGTCGAAGTCGCGCCCTGATTTTTCGCGTGCTCTTTTGCACAGGCGCGTCCTTCCCTCTGTCAGACTCATGCTGACCATGCTGCGCAATTAGGAGGCAACGAATCCGGAAACCCAGAGAAGCCTGTCGGAAACACAGACGCGACCGAAGCACCAAAGCCCGAAGAAGAAGGTGCGGATATTGAAATGAAGGACGCGCCCGAGACTCCGGCTGCCGGGGAGACCAAGACAGAGAACTCGGCACCCTCTGTTGATGGCGAGACAGCGGCCGAAAACGCTGCCACCGAAACTACAGGAAAGGGCAAGAACAACCGACGCAAATCAACTGGTGGCAACAGCCGCAAGAGCCTGGCCAAGAAAGCCTCAAAGGCGCGCCTCACGCATCTGGACGCCAAGCCAGGAGACCACTTCTTGGTCAAGCTCAAGGGATTCCCCGCTTGGCCTGCCATCATCTGTGATGAATCAATGCTTCCACAAGCTCTGGTCGATAGTCGCCCCGTAGCTGCAGCACGGCCTGATGGTACCTACACAGAGGCCTATGCCGATGGTGGCAAACGTGTCAACGACAGAACCTTCCCTGTCATGTATCTCCACACCAATGAATTGTAAGTTGCACCCTATCGGGACCCTGGGCTCTCGCTGACATGACTACAGTGGCTGGGTGCCAAACACACAACTTACAGAGCTTACACCTGAGAAGGCTTTGGAAACCATTACCGAAAAGATGCGCAAGGATCTCAAGGAGGCATTCACGCGCGCATCCGAACACAATGACCTCGATACCTACAAGGACATGCTGAAGCAATTTCAAGAAGAATACATTGCAAAGCAACAAGCCGCAGCAACAcccaagaagaccaagaagggAAAGGCTAAGGCCTCCGACGAAGATGTCGATATGGAGGATGTCGATGATACCACAACGGAGAAGTCAAAgtccaagaagcgcaaggccgAAGATGACGTGAGCGTAAGCACGATCTCTGCATGCTTGTTTGAAACTAAGATGCTAACTGTTCCCGAACCAGACACCGCAGAAGCCTGACTCCGTTAAGAAGCCCAAAATCAAACTTAACACTTCCACCCCTAAGGCTGCCAACGGCACTCCCAAGACCAAAGAAGACTCTGccgccaagaccaaggttAAGGTTAAAAAGACTAGTGATGCAAAGGCCGAGGGcaacaagaaggccaaggtgACTCCCGAGGAGCGACGACACCAGAAAGAGGTACAGAGATAACAGTCTGCAATAGTTTCGGACAGTGCTAATTATCGAACAGAAAGAGGTACTCTACCTTCGACATAAGCTTCAACGTGGTCTCCTCACCAGAGATCAACAGCCCCAGGAAACAGAGATGGAGCAGATGTCCGAGTACGTCACTATGCTGGAGAAGTTGAAAGATTTGGAGGTGTCTATCATCCGCACGACAAAGATCAACAAGGTTCTCAAAGCCATTCTCAAGCTGGAGTCAATCCCACGTGAGGATGAATTCCACTTCAAGGACCGTTCGCAAGTTCTTTTGGACAAGTGGAATAAGCTTTTGACTGCCGAAACCGCAGCCCCCGCCGCAGAGTCCGCCAACGGTGTGAATGGCAGCTCGGAAGCCAAGccagaggagaagaaggacgacaGCGGTAAGGAGACCACCGAGGAACCCAAGTCGGAGGCTCCAAAGGCATCGGAGCCCAAGGTCGAAAAGCCCAACGAGGATGACAAGtccgaagaagagaaaatcGAGGAGACACCACAAGCCTCAGCTtctgaagagaagaaggacgacgTAAGTGCTGGTCTTGACGCCTACCCCACCGGAACTCACATTGCTAACATGAACGAAGACTGTCGCTCCTCCTGAGCCCGTCGAAACCGCCGCTTAGGTTAATTATGGTGTTGCGAGGCTCATTGTGATTTAGAACAAATTCTTTCGTGGCGTCAAGGTTATGGTCTACCAGTACTGGTATTTTCCGTCTCGTTTACCTTTTTCTTACGGTCTTCTCTTTTCAATTGTGGTAAAAGTGACTTACTTCGTCGCGTCTTTTTCGCTATCTGTATGAATATCTGCCAAATTTGGTGACAGAGCTGCGGCGCGACTCGCTTCAGTCGTGATGGCTTGGCAGGGATGGGGGCAAGAAATGTCTTTTCCAGGGGTGTACAAACGGCAAAAAACTGAGGATGCTGGGGTTCAGAGCCTCGTCTAATATGGGATTCTTTGAACCAGAGGATGGGAAGAGCTCACATCCCAGGTGATATAAGGAATGGCATGTGAAGctcaaggacaaggatgAGACGAAATCTGAGAGGAGGCGCATCAAACGAAGGTGGGTTTGGTGAGCAATAGCATACAGATGATGAACGGGACAAAGAACTAGATGTACTCGAGGatgaaatttatatattcaAGAAACATTACAAGTTGCTTTTTCAAACAGCCGTACTGTTTccatctacctacctaggtacctacctaggtagtggGTTGTGGAATATGAACTCTTATCTGAGCGTTACGGCGCAAATATACGGTAGGGTGAACGAACACTCAGGCTGTTTGTAGCGGTCGCTAGGATACAGTGCGTAATACAGTGCTATAGAACGCGCTCACCGTCTGAAAACGCGTTGACCTTTAATACTAAACTGAGCTTCATGGGTTTCATCTCCAGAATTTTGTCATTATCAGCGTCGTCAAATAACTAAACATGACACTTGAAGAACCTGAACAAGAAGCCTATACTCAAGAGGACCATCAGGTAACATATAACCCCGTTTCAAGGTTCATGGACTGTTTCCGCTAATGAACAGACAGGTCGCCTATATTTTTGACCCTGAAGATGACGGGACGCAGAAGAAGTCCGTTAAACGGAAAAGAGTGTCAAGGCAGGCTCAGAAAGATGAAGAATCTATCAAAgactcatcatcgtctttcGTACCTCTGCTAAACGGCGCCGAAAAGCCCGAGTTTGTCCACTTAAGGGAGACCTTATTTGAAGAGAGCTGGACTAAAGTTGATAAACGTATTCAGGTGAGTGTATGTGACTTCTCCCTGAAACCATTCTTACCTAAAAATAGGAAACTCTCAGGAATTCCAATTTGGAAACTCTACACGAAGTCAGTGATTTCGTCAATGATGCAGTGACAGACTCGTAAGGACCCAGCCCAGAGATTAATTGTCCATATACACGCAGCCCCTAATTCTCGTACAGTGGGGATAGGATTCCATCAGCCTTCATCATCACCGGGCCCAACATTGCTTCACAGGACCTTCTCTTCCAACAGTTGTCAGAGACACTACAAGAAATAACGCCAAGCAAGTTTGTTGGCCTGCGGTCCTCAGAAGCATCAACTCTCAAAGCAACGTTGAAAAAGGTTATTCGAGATGTTACGGCCAAAGCctctgatgacgaggacgatgatcTCCAAGTTGGAGATGGCCGTGAGGTAAGTCACCTAACTCGACAGAATGAATACGTTCTTACATGTCACAGGGGCGGCGTCATCTTGACTATGATCTTGAGGCATTGCACGGATTTATCAAATCTCAGAATTGCAAACATGTCTTTGTTGCATTCCAAGACAGCGAGGGCTTTGACAGCAGTCTGTTGTCAGACTTGATCATTCTCTTCAAGTATGTTTTCCCTTCTTGAAACTACTTCTTGTCTGCTAACCCTTCAAGCTCTTGGCGCCCACGTATCCCCTTTACTCTTCTATTTGGTATCGCCACATCAGTCGAGCTCCTTCAGGCCAGACTTCTCAAGGCTGCATGCCAGCAGATTTATGGAGCACAGTTCGACGTGATCCAGACCTCGGCAATTCTTGAGACCGTCTTCAAAGCCGCCGTGGCAGCGTCGGATACTCCTGTGTTGATGGGCACGTCACTTCTTCACAGCATGTTGGATCGACAGCATGACCAGGTCTCAGGCATCCAGACTTTTACCATGTCCTTAAAGGTAAGTTCTACAGTTGAAACAAAGTTGAATTCTTACTAAGAGCGATAGTACGCTTACATGTGTCACTTCTATGCGAATCCCCTCAGTGTCCTTTCTCATGCGCCATCTTTTCAAGCAGAGCATATTGAAGCAATCCGGCATACAAACTCTTTCAGAGAAAATATTGAGAGTGCAGTGGAAACTGGAGTCTTGGATAACGTGCAATATGCCAAGGATCTGCTCGAAAACAATGACTTCCTTGCCATGCAAGTCCAAGATAGCCTTGCCGCTCGGCAAGAACATATCGAAGACTTCTTGCGGGCACTTCTTATTCTCAGAGAAGCAGAAGCCCAGGACATTGAGTTTTCAAGAGCTTATGTTGAGGCTATGGACGAGGGCATCTCAGTAACAGAGAGCTCAAAGGCTGTCGATTCGGTGCAGCGCATGGATGCCGGCGAGTTACTGGCTCTACTTCGAAAGTTGGTTGCAATTTTGCAAGACGGAGAGGTTGATCTACTATTAGGACCGGCAACAAAGCAGGCGGATATTGATTTCCAAAATGCACTATCAAGGCAGCTTGTGAGCTTGGAACAACTGCATTCGAAAA includes:
- a CDS encoding hypothetical protein (BUSCO:43220at5125) — encoded protein: MSDQLTEKPEVDTPAPDAQEAPSAEKPVEQSSTGDDAAMTDVEGNKEETKVAEGGNESGNPEKPVGNTDATEAPKPEEEGADIEMKDAPETPAAGETKTENSAPSVDGETAAENAATETTGKGKNNRRKSTGGNSRKSLAKKASKARLTHLDAKPGDHFLVKLKGFPAWPAIICDESMLPQALVDSRPVAAARPDGTYTEAYADGGKRVNDRTFPVMYLHTNEFGWVPNTQLTELTPEKALETITEKMRKDLKEAFTRASEHNDLDTYKDMLKQFQEEYIAKQQAAATPKKTKKGKAKASDEDVDMEDVDDTTTEKSKSKKRKAEDDVSTPQKPDSVKKPKIKLNTSTPKAANGTPKTKEDSAAKTKVKVKKTSDAKAEGNKKAKVTPEERRHQKEKEVLYLRHKLQRGLLTRDQQPQETEMEQMSEYVTMLEKLKDLEVSIIRTTKINKVLKAILKLESIPREDEFHFKDRSQVLLDKWNKLLTAETAAPAAESANGVNGSSEAKPEEKKDDSGKETTEEPKSEAPKASEPKVEKPNEDDKSEEEKIEETPQASASEEKKDDTVAPPEPVETAA
- a CDS encoding hypothetical protein (BUSCO:259at5125), coding for MSDANRDVSQYKYSAMSNLVLQADRRFVTRRTDEATGDPESLAGRLSIRDMGARVARDDAPKSKKQPGMPDIERGSLREGEDILAREQKRRKAEAPQSTGVLGTNDLLVEGITYRPRTAATRATFDLIITIVASNLGDVPHEVVRSAADAVLEYLKDDDLKDLDKKREIDDILGVSLSPKQFNELVNLGKKITDYDAQDDEEDVAMGGADGDDAEIDERQGVAVAFDEDEDDEEGGLVNEVRDESSDDEEEEENDENAEDKAEDAVADVGDEMILDSAPSGGKQDEKEKHSVPARDIDAFWLRREIGTLYPDAHEQTDKTKAALQILSGEPGDDGEEKSLREVENDLMELFDFEHHELVQKLVENREKVFWLTKLARTETPEERANVEREMVSEGLQWILDELKGKSTADGKKGKMDIKMDIDVPASFSAEAPKTERAEGQLVGGLQPRKLINLDNLVFDQGNHLMTNPKVRLPEGSTKRTFKGYEEIHIPTPKKRNEPGDILTPITDMPEWARNPFSQNQSLNKIQSKCYPSAFNDDGNMLVCAPTGSGKTNVGMLTILREIGKHRDPETGDIDLDAFKIVCIAPLKALVQEQVGNLGKRLEPYGIRVAELTGDRQLTKQQIAETQIIVTTPEKWDVITRKSNDLTYTNLVRLIIIDEIHLLHDDRGPVLESIVSRTIRKTEQTGEPVRILGLSATLPNYKDVASFLRVDTKKGLFHFDGSYRPCPLRQEFVGVTDRKAIKQLKTMNDVCYNKVIEHVGTNRNQMLIFVHSRKETAKTARYIRDKAVESDTIHQILRHDAGSREVLEEASSQATDQDLKDILPYGFGIHHAGMSRADRTDVEDLFARGAIQVLVCTATLAWGVNLPAHTVIIKGTQVYSPEKGSWVELSPQDVLQMLGRAGRPQYDTYGEGIIITTQSEMQYYLSLLNQQLPIESQFVSKLVDNLNAEVVLGNVRTRDEGVEWLGYTYLFVRMLRSPGLYQVGAEYEDDEALEQKRVDLIHSAAMVLRKSNLIKYDEKTGKLQSTELGRIASHYYITFGSMETYNNLIQPSITTIELFRVFALSAEFKYIPVRQDEKLELAKLLGRVPIPVKESIEEPHAKINVLLQAYISRLKLEGLALMADMVYVTQSAGRILRAIFEIALKKGWASVAKTALDLCKMAEKRMWPTMSPLRQFPSCPRDVLQKVEKIDVSWSSYFDLDPPRMGELLGLPRAGRTVCGLVSKFPRVEVQAQVQPMTRSMLRVELSISPNFEWDDSIHGAAESFWILVEDCDGEDILYHDTFLLRKEYAESEQNEHIVDFTVPITDPMPPNYFVSVISDRWMHAETRLPVAFHKLILPEKFPPHTELLELQPLPVAALKVQDYVNLYPSWKQFNRIQTQTFNSLYKTDQNVFVGAPTGSGKTVCAEFALLRHWTKGEVGRAVYIAPFQSLVDTRLQDWQKRLGSLNGGKEIVKLTGETATDLKLLEKGDLILATPTQWDVLSRQWKRRKNVQTVELFIADELHLLGDSQGYVYETIVSRMHYIRTQTELPLRIIALSVSLANARDIGEWIDAKKHDIYNFSPHVRPVPLELHLQSFTNTHFPSLMLAMAKPTYLAITQMSPDKPAMVFVPSRKQTRATARDLLAAAFADDDEDRFLHAEVEQMQPLLDRINEEALAEALSHGVGYYHEALSQSDKRIVKHLYDNGAIQVLVASRDVCWELNSTAHLVIVMGTQYFEGREHRYVDYPLSEVLHMFGKALRPSKDGRGRGVLMLPQVKREYYKKFLNEALPVESHLHNYLHDVFVTEISTKMIESGDDAINWTTFTYFYRRLLANPSYYSLTSTTHEGLSNYMSDLVETTLRELSESKIIDFDEDDGSVAPQNAAMIAAYYNISYITMQTFILSLGARTKLKGIMEIVTSATEFETIQIRRHEDSLLRRIYDRVPVKMSEVVYDSPHFKSFVLLQAHFSRMQLPIDLAKDQELLLTKVLSLLSAMVDILSSEGHLNAMSAMEMSQMIVQAMWDRDSPLKQIPHFSPEVVKVANEFGIKDIFDFMEAMNPEENADYNKLVKRLGMSQNQLAEAANFTNDKYPDLELEHEVLDEDEIRAREPAYLNIKITRNLEEEDGDYDSTVHAPFYPSKKMENWWLVVGEEKTKSLLAIKRVTIGRELNVRLEYTVPSEGEHDLKLFLMSDSYVGVDQEREFSVTVAEGMDVDDDDDEEDEDEDDE